From a single Myotis daubentonii chromosome 5, mMyoDau2.1, whole genome shotgun sequence genomic region:
- the SPMAP2 gene encoding testicular haploid expressed gene protein, whose product MGDYRQSLLNPYHTSKAEDSSGRGQKDDALGLQNPVYEGLRSADLKYKDLDDGKLGFEDQEEETPPEEVTEEELTDAQEPGEALLAVNRALEKEEEGVAEMSRLSITQRFPSTFMRRGKKKKRRLLELAKPKTNWQTLKNKMGCRCKGFVWISPCMTNLRFCVYWPSVYWTERFLEDTTLSITLPAVSRRVEELARPKKFYTDYCDSNRTTHNMPISQCTFDYQLSNRLRELATPKVRNNIWNIDMSEVSKVSKAAQMAIPSSRIMQLAKPRPPATLLEEWDPVPKPKPHALNYNRLLYLAMPKAQSDQCVPDRDPRWEVLDVTKKAVASARIRVLAKPKVRKELNEGYDPYYISPASLKARASPRLYELATPKSITKKV is encoded by the exons ATGGGGGACTATCGGCAAAGTTTGCTCAACCCTTACCATACCTCGAAGGCCGAGGACAGCTCGGGAAGGGGACAGAAAGATGATGCTCTGGGCCTCCAGAACCCTGTGTACGAGGGCCTACGGTCCGCGGACCTCAAATACAAAGACCTAGATGATGGGAAACTGGGGTTCGAAGACCAGGAAGAGGAAACTCCCCCTGAGGAGGTGACCGAGGAAGAACTTACAGAtgcccaggagccaggagaggccCTCCTAGCGGTGAACAGGGCcctggagaaagaggaggagggtgTGGCTGAGATGAG CCGGCTGTCCATCACCCAGAGGTTCCCCAGCACCTTCAtgagaagagggaagaagaagaagaggcgGCTTCTTGAGCTGGCAAAACCCAAGACCAACTGGCAGACCTTGAAAAACAA GATGGGGTGCCGCTGTAAGGGCTTTGTCTGGATCTCCCCATGCATGACGAACTTGCGGTTCTGTGTCTACTG GCCATCCGTGTATTGGACAGAGAGATTTCTGGAAGACACCACCCTCTCCATCACGCTGCCTG CAGTGTCCCGCCGAGTGGAGGAACTTGCTCGACCCAAAAAGTTCTACACGGATTATTGCGACAGCAATAG GACTACCCACAACATGCCCATTTCTCAGTGTACCTTTGACTACCAACTATCTAATCGCCTGAGGGAGCTGGCTACCCCGAAGGTCCGGAATAACATTTGGAACATAGACATGTCTGAG GTGTCCAAGGTGTCCAAGGCAGCCCAGATGGCCATCCCCAGTTCAAGGATCATGCAGTTGGCAAAGCCCAGGCCTCCGGCCACCCTTTTGGAAGAATGGGACCCTGTGCCAAAACCTAAGCCACATGCATTAAACTATAACCGGCTCCTTTACTTGGCCA TGCCCAAGGCCCAGTCAGATCAGTGTGTTCCTGACCGAGATCCACGCTGGGAGGTGCTGGACGTCACCAAGAAGGCAGTGGCCAGTGCCCGGATCCGCGTGCTGGCCAAGCCCAAAGTGCGGAAGGAGCTCAATGAGGGCTACGACCCCTACTACATTTCCCCGGCTTCCCTGAAGGCTCGGGCATCCCCTCGCCTATATGAGCTCGCCACCCCCAAAAGCATCACCAAAAAAGTGTGA
- the C2CD4C gene encoding C2 calcium-dependent domain-containing protein 4C, with protein sequence MKKTNMWFLERLRGSGENGAAGGEAGDKASKGPLYSNVLTPDKIPDFFIPPKLPASPAEPEGPAEQGPAAEPTPAAASPRRAPRSPRLPAKLAAESKSLLKAATRHVIQIESAEDWPAEEAATNADPQAQGAMSLPSVPKAHTSYGFATLAESPHTRRKESLFHSEHGALAQVGSPGARRRKGGGKANGGDGASREAGGALMSPSRYFSGGESDTGSSAESSPFGSPLLSRSVSLLKGFAQDSQAKVSQLKHSVGRHGSLSADDSTPDTSPGARRRLTRRAAPEPGGAEPGPVPRAEHAVRMGPRGSVRLLAEYEAAQARLRVRLLAAEGLYDHLCDARSINCCVGLCLVPGKLQKQRSTIIKNSRHPVFNEDFFFDGLGPASARKLALRIKVVNKGSSLKRDTLLGEKELPLTSLLPFL encoded by the coding sequence ATGAAGAAGACCAACATGTGGTTCCTGGAGCGGCTGCGGGGGTCCGGGGAGAACGGCGCGGCGGGGGGCGAGGCGGGAGACAAGGCCTCCAAGGGGCCCCTGTACAGCAACGTGCTCACGCCCGACAAGATCCCCGACTTCTTCATCCCCCCCAAGCTGCCGGCCAGCCCCGCGGAGCCGGAAGGGCCGGCGGAGCAGGGCCCGGCCGCCGAGCCGACCCCGGCCGCGGCTTCGCCCCGCCGCGCCCCGCGGAGCCCCCGGCTGCCCGCCAAGCTGGCGGCCGAGAGCAAGAGCCTGCTGAAGGCGGCCACCCGGCATGTGATCCAGATCGAGAGCGCCGAGGACTGGCCGGCCGAGGAGGCCGCCACCAACGCCGACCCCCAGGCGCAGGGGGCCATGTCCCTGCCCTCCGTGCCCAAGGCGCACACGTCCTACGGCTTCGCCACGCTGGCCGAGAGCCCGCACACGCGGCGCAAGGAGTCCCTGTTCCACAGCGAGCACGGCGCCCTGGCCCAGGTGGGCTCCCCGGGGGCGCGGCGCCGCAAGGGGGGCGGCAAGGCCAACGGGGGCGACGGCGCGTCCCGGGAGGCGGGCGGCGCGCTCATGAGCCCCAGCCGCTACTTCAGCGGCGGGGAGAGTGACACGGGGTCCTCGGCCGAGTCGTCCCCGTTCGGGTCCCCGCTGCTCTCGCGCTCCGTGTCGCTGCTCAAAGGCTTCGCCCAGGACAGCCAGGCCAAGGTGAGCCAGCTCAAGCACTCGGTGGGCCGCCACGGCTCCCTGTCGGCGGACGACAGCACGCCCGACACCAGCCCGGGCGCCCGGCGCCGCCTCACTCGCCGGGCCGCCCCGGAGCCGGGCGGCGCGGAGCCGGGCCCGGTGCCCCGCGCGGAGCACGCGGTGCGCATGGGCCCGCGGGGCAGCGTGCGGCTGCTGGCCGAGTACGAGGCGGCCCAGGCGCGGCTGCGGGTGCGCCTGCTGGCCGCCGAGGGTCTGTACGACCACCTCTGCGATGCCCGAAGCATCAACTGCTGCGTGGGCCTGTGCCTGGTCCCCGGGAAGCTCCAGAAGCAGCGCAGCACCATCATCAAGAACAGCCGCCACCCCGTCTTCAACGAGGACTTCTTTTTCGACGGCCTCGGGCCGGCCAGCGCCCGGAAACTGGCCCTCAGGATCAAGGTGGTCAACAAGGGCAGCAGCCTCAAGCGGGACACGCTGCTGGGGGAGAAGGAGCTGCCCCtgacctccctgctccccttcttGTAA